Part of the Quercus lobata isolate SW786 chromosome 6, ValleyOak3.0 Primary Assembly, whole genome shotgun sequence genome, aatggaaaaacgTGGACGCGGATTCAGCGTTTGCTGAATCCAAACCCACGCGTAATCATCCATTCCAACTTCGTTTATGCCTCTTtctatatgaaaatttttagatatttttgaagcaataaataatgttttttcttCTCAGATGTACtctattgtaaatttttcaataaataaaccctttttttttttatgaattttcaataaataaaccTGAGAGAAAGGAACACGGctgtaagtattttttttttatgaattttcaataaataaaccTGAGAGAAAGTACCCTCTTTCCCACGTATATTTGTGGAGGGCACAACCCCCTAGGCCCTAACCTCTATAAAATATCTAACATACCCATCTCACTGTACCATTAACTATCCATCTCCTTCATCGATCGATACTCAGACACGCACCTTTTTCATCTTCTCTTCTCGTTCACTTCCAAGATGACCTCAAAGCCACAAACACACGTAGTAATTGTCTCCAGCCCTGGCGTTGGCCACCTTGTCTGTGATCTTGAGCTCGGAAATCGCCTCGTCGCCGATCACAACGTCCATGTCACCTTCTTCGTCGTCGTTGAATCCAACTCCTCAGCCGGCGAATCCGATCTTATCCAATCAGCCAGAACTCAAAAACTCCTAGACATCATCGAACTACCACCTGTGGACATCTCAGACAAAGTCGAACCCAATTCTCCGATCTTCACAAGGCTAACAACCATCATGCGCGAAACAAATCCAATTCTCAGGTCAGCAATCTCATCCCTGAATCCTAGCCCAACAGCTCTCTTCGTTGATATTTTCGGAACACCAGCACTTGATGTTGCTGACGAATTTCACATGTTAAAGTACGTATTTGTTACCTCTGCATTGCCACTTGCGTTAATATTATATGTTCCTGTCCTTGACAAGGAAGTAGAAGGTGAATACGTTGTTCAAAAAGAACCGCTGAGGTTGCCGGGTTGTATGCCGGTTCGACCAGCTGATGTGGTTGACCCGTTGCTGAACCGGACCAAGCTTGAATACCGTGTGTTCTTACAAGTTGGGTTGGAGATGCGTCAGAGTGATGGGGTTTTGGTGAACACTTGGGAAGATTTGGACACCACAACGCTTAAAGCGATGAGAGAACAAGAAGGTTACGGATCATTAGCGGTTTACGCAGTCGGACCGTTGGTTAGACCGGTTAAACCGTCTGGTTTAAAGTGCAAGTTGCTGGATTGGCTAGATGAGCAACCGGTTGAGTctgtaatttatatttcttttggtAGTGCTGGGGTTCTCTCAGCCCAGCAAATCACTGAGCTTGCTTGGGGTCTAGAGCTTAGCCGAAAGAGTTTTATTTGGGTGCTACGTCCGCCTATCAAGGACAAAGGTGGTAATGCCTTGGATTACTTGCCTGATGGGTTTTTGGAACGGACCCACAATTTGGGACTAGTGGTCACCCAATGGGCTCCACAATCGGAAATTTTGGGCCATAAATCAATAGGTGGGTTCTTATCTCATTGTGGGTGGAACTCATCGCTGGAGAGCATACTAAATGGTGTGCCAATGATAGCATGGCCTTTATATGCAGAGCAGAAAATGAATGCTACGATGCTAGCTGAGGAGTTAGGAGTGGCTGTGCGTCCCAAAATCGCACCAACTAAAGGAATTGTAGGAAGGGAGGAGATTGAGATGATGGTAAGGAAAGTAATGGGGGATCAAGAAGGAATGGCAATGAGGGCTAGAGTTAAGGAACTTAAAGACAGTGGGGAAAAGGCTTGCGCTGAGGGTGGCTCTTCTTTCAATGCATTGACTCAACTGGTAAAGCAATGTGAGATGAACTTGCAGCGTCAGAAAGTGAAGTAGGCTGTATAAGCCACCAGTACGTAATTACAATATTAAGGGTGGTTTGGTAATATGGGTctagtaatgttatttgtatttttaaaaaatacgtgtggataaaaaaatgtgtaaaaatacgtgtaatattatttaaaaattgaaaacatatttttagaaacatgttttcaatttttaaatacatgtaAACGCCCCCAAAGTATCTTAAGTAATGCATAAGAAATTGTGGATTATaacattttttcactctttctattatcatttatatttattttttttgttaccgATTGCTTGCTGCAGTTACTCAAGAATACATTTGTGAGGAATATGTAAACTATATGTATATATGGTTATATTATATGCTTGTGGTgacttttttaaattaaattgtgTGAGTTTGTAGACAATGAGGTCATAAAATagatattcatttattttaattcattcGTTATTTAAATAGTCCATTTCAAAGTTAAGAGTTTTATTATAAATACAAGATTAGTCAATTTAAATTAGGGAATGATTTTATTGCATAATAGGTTAtgtgacaataaaaaaaaagttatatatatgtCCAAAGTTCCACTTAATCATGACCTTTTgacacatatatttttttttttttatgtcacaTCACTCATGTAACAATTGTTGTACTGCATATTAGAATGCAGCAAAATATTTCcctctttaaaattttgtaaattcataATTGGGATCCGTTTAAAGAGGCCAATATACTCTTAACAATACTCTTAGCATTGATTTATGATAGAGTATATATAGGATTTTGCTTACAACAAATGGGGCCAGATATTTGAGTTCTCTCCAGAAGAGAGATCAGATCATGTCAGTGGGCAGTATTTCAACATTTAACCGTGGAGGGAGCTAATAGGTGGGAATAATTACTATGGCGGTGACAACTAGATTTTCAGCGACATTGTCTAAAGAAAGACTCAGCAAAGTGTTAATGACATCCGACATTCCTCCCCGGTAGGAATCATAGAATCATGAGTCCATGATAACAGTTAGATGGGCCA contains:
- the LOC115993936 gene encoding anthocyanidin 3-O-glucosyltransferase 5-like — protein: MTSKPQTHVVIVSSPGVGHLVCDLELGNRLVADHNVHVTFFVVVESNSSAGESDLIQSARTQKLLDIIELPPVDISDKVEPNSPIFTRLTTIMRETNPILRSAISSLNPSPTALFVDIFGTPALDVADEFHMLKYVFVTSALPLALILYVPVLDKEVEGEYVVQKEPLRLPGCMPVRPADVVDPLLNRTKLEYRVFLQVGLEMRQSDGVLVNTWEDLDTTTLKAMREQEGYGSLAVYAVGPLVRPVKPSGLKCKLLDWLDEQPVESVIYISFGSAGVLSAQQITELAWGLELSRKSFIWVLRPPIKDKGGNALDYLPDGFLERTHNLGLVVTQWAPQSEILGHKSIGGFLSHCGWNSSLESILNGVPMIAWPLYAEQKMNATMLAEELGVAVRPKIAPTKGIVGREEIEMMVRKVMGDQEGMAMRARVKELKDSGEKACAEGGSSFNALTQLVKQCEMNLQRQKVK